The genomic window GAACGGCATTATGGCAATAACAACATTCTGGCCCTGGGGGTGCTTTTCAAGAAGCTTTGACCTAAAGGTAATTGTGTCTGCAATCGGGTGCTGAGGGTAAACAAGAAGGTACGCCTTAGTGTCGGGACGAAGCAGGTAATTTCTTGAGTAAAGACCAAGAGACTGCCCCATCATCTTAGCGCCGTAGTTTACACGGTCTGCACGATTGTGCTGCGTGAAAGGCACCATGGAAGCAGAAATTCCCAGGACGACCATAGGGTTAAACTCAAGGTGCGTGTGCTCCTCGTTCAAATCCTCCATAGTAAGCGCAATATAGGCATTTTCCTCCTCCTCTGCGTCAAGGTACTCGATAACACCTTCCCTTACAAGGTCGTCCAAAACAATTTCCCCGGCGAGTATGCTCTTTATGTGTTCCTCGGTCAAAAGAGGCGCGCCCTTCCTGACAATTATAAGCGGCCTCCTAAGCCGGCTCTCGTCAATGTTCACCCTTATCTCATCAATATCATCCAGATGGACAATATTCATCTCGTTTGCAACAAGCCCTTTTCTCCTGAGCTCCTTAAGCTCCTTTACAAAAGTCTTTGCTTTTGTCGTCTCGCCTACGAGCCGCCCTTCAAAATAAACAGTTGTCATTTTTCAACCCTCTCAAGAACGGCATTCATTAATGTCTCTTTTTCTTCTTTACTGAGCCCTTCTGAAATTGTAACCATGCACGCAAGGTGCTTTCTAAGCCCGATTTTGACTCCTTCAGGGGTTTCCTGGGTGCAGTATTTTGCCCAGTGGGTTCCATGAAGCTCACGCGCCTCCGGGTGCTCCTGTGATGATGAAAGCATTGAAATAACAGCCCTCATGTTTGAAAGCCGGCGCACATAATTTACCCTGTCAAGCCGCTGAGCGACTCCAGCCCTTCCTCCGACCCACTGTCCGGTGGCCAGGGACGAAACAATCCTCCTTGTGATGTAGTTTGACTCGAACAATGCCTGGATTACAGGGTATTTCTTTCTCTTGGTAAGCCGCTGGTAATTGTACCTTACCCTGCTTGAAAGCCCATTCTTTCCAAGGAAAAGAGACCTCAGCAAAACGTCCATAAAGTAGCCGGAAAGCCGGATTCTCTTGTTTGCAAGGTGGTCTATGTCATCGCCCCTCTGGCTTTCCATGCCAATTTTTATGAGCCGCCTTGCGACATGAGCCAAATATTTTGCCTTTATCTGCTGGTCTTTTGGCTCGGTTCCAAGGTGGTGGAGCAAGAAGTTGTTAAGAAGGTTCTGGACCCTCTCCTCGGGGGTTTCCTTTCCCATGCCTTTGACGAACTTCTGAAGGAACGTAAGCGCGTCTTCCCTGGACTTTACCTCCTCGAACTCGTAGATGTTTGTAAGGACTTCATCCTCCATCTTGGGGGCCACTGCCAGACTCTGGATTATCTGCTGGTCGGTTTCGAGCCCCAGCGCCCTTATTACAACAATAAGCGGCACGTTTCTGAGGTTTGAAAAGTTCATGTAGAGGATTTTGTCTTTTCTTTCAATCATGTGCCTCTGGATGTACTGGTCCTTTTCGGAGTTAATCCTTGCCATCTCGTTCTTTTTCTCCTTTGTTGCTACAAGCCGGTTATTTGCAACCTCCTCGACGCCGATAATGACCTTTTCTGTTCCGTTGATTATAAAGTAGCCGCCAGGGTCCTGAGGGTCTTCGCCGATTTCGACCAATTCTTCAGGAGTGAGCTTGGAAATGGGGTCAAGTGACGACTTGACCATTATTGGAAAGTCGCAAAGCTTGATTTTTTCCGGCTCCTGTGGGATTTCATTTGCGACCAAAACAGTCGTTACATAAAGAGGGCAGGAGTAGTTGAGGTTTCGGATTATCGCCTCCATAGGGGTAATCTTTCTCTCATAGCCGTCCGCCTCCTTTATGACCGGCTCTCCAAAGGATACTTTCCACAAAACAAGCTTTAAGTTGTCTTCAAGAGGAATCTGGCCAATAGAGTCGATAATCTGCTGGATTCCGCCAGTAACAAACTGGTTGTATGACCTTAAGTGGTGCTTTACGGCGATGTCTGAGAGCTCATTTTCAATAACGTGCCTGAAACCCTCAAAAAGCATCTTATCGTTCATACGGCCACCCTGTAATAAAGGTAAGTGCCCTCATCATCAAGGACATTCCTCCTTATTTCAAATAAATCCCCTACTTTTGGGTCAAAAACCCTGATTGCGGGGTCTTTAACGCTGATTTTAGGCATGTTTTTCTCGGTCGCGCTGAACTTCTCAAAAATTGCCTGCTTTTCCTCCTCAGTGAGTTTCCTGTGCTCAGGAACCAGAAAATGCTCGTTAACCGGAATTTCTTTTTTTACCATGGTATGTTTTTTGGGCCCGACGCGATTTTCGGTGGCGTCTTTTCGGACATCCTTATTCGAATTCGCGGACAAGCACCCCTTTTTGGGAGATGTTTTCTCGCGCGACACCCGGATATCTTTGTGCACCGTTTTTACCTGTCGTCATAGGGCATTATATTAATACCCTCAAAACTTTTAAACTCGACATAGCCGCCTCCTATTTAAGGCGGAAATGCCCTTAAAAGTCCGGTGCTCTACCAGCCTGAGCTACGGGCCCACTTATATACTTTGGAGGATAGTTTTAAATTCTGCAGGGAAGCGACTATTATGGAAAGGATAGAAAAGGTATTCAAAAAGTTAAAGGATAAGAAACTGATACCTGTCTGGCTAAAACTTGAAAAAAGTACCTTTACCTCCAATTTCGGCTCCGGTCCAATAGACCGAATTCAAAAAAGAATCAGCTATAGCCCTAAGTATGCTACCATTGCCGAAAATGCACTAATCTTCACCTTACTCCACGAAGCCCATCACGCCCAAAGCAAACAAAGAAGCGACCTAGTACTATTGCTGACCCCCCTACTCGGGTTAATTGGCTTATCCTTGGTCCATTATTACCAAATCCGATACTTGGAAATTGCACTCCAGCCAGGGGCACATATTTTATGGTCCATACTCATATTAGGACTTTTGTGGTTCTACTTTAAAAGTTGGTTGAAGCAGGACGAAATAGACGCTGACCTATGGGCAGCCATTCAGATGAAGGATAAGTTAAACATTAAAAAACCCAGCAATGCCCTCAAAGCCACCCTCAAAGAGCTAACTGTAGGGGCAAAGACGAACCGTCTGGTAAGAGTAATAGCCTCGTCCATAGACTATCACCCCTCTGAAGAGGAAAGACTGAGACTAATTAGAGTATATGAGAGCTAAACTCTTAACGCCCTCCAGATAATCGGTCATTTGCCCTTCTTCCGGGCAGCTACTAGCGCGAGTCTCTAAGCCTCTCAACAATCACCTTCATCCTGCTTACATCAACAGAACCCTCTCTTTCAAGCACCTCTATACGCCTGAAAAGAGCTTCAGAAATACTGAGGGCATCAAGGTTCCATGGTTCAAGCCCTTCTTCAAGAATAATCTCCTTTAGGATATTTTCCCAGTTTGCTCCTTCCCTGATGAGATTTAAGGATTTGCCCATAATGAAACTCCCCCAAATAATCTTTCAATTATTTTCCCCTCCTTCCTGCCTTTTTAGCCGCATTCACCGGCTCGATATTGACCCTTGCCAGGGATTCCGGCACCTCCAGCCCCTGAAGCTCAGGCGGGCGGTCACCCA from Candidatus Aenigmatarchaeota archaeon includes these protein-coding regions:
- a CDS encoding DNA-directed RNA polymerase subunit B'', with the protein product MNDKMLFEGFRHVIENELSDIAVKHHLRSYNQFVTGGIQQIIDSIGQIPLEDNLKLVLWKVSFGEPVIKEADGYERKITPMEAIIRNLNYSCPLYVTTVLVANEIPQEPEKIKLCDFPIMVKSSLDPISKLTPEELVEIGEDPQDPGGYFIINGTEKVIIGVEEVANNRLVATKEKKNEMARINSEKDQYIQRHMIERKDKILYMNFSNLRNVPLIVVIRALGLETDQQIIQSLAVAPKMEDEVLTNIYEFEEVKSREDALTFLQKFVKGMGKETPEERVQNLLNNFLLHHLGTEPKDQQIKAKYLAHVARRLIKIGMESQRGDDIDHLANKRIRLSGYFMDVLLRSLFLGKNGLSSRVRYNYQRLTKRKKYPVIQALFESNYITRRIVSSLATGQWVGGRAGVAQRLDRVNYVRRLSNMRAVISMLSSSQEHPEARELHGTHWAKYCTQETPEGVKIGLRKHLACMVTISEGLSKEEKETLMNAVLERVEK
- a CDS encoding DNA-directed RNA polymerase subunit H; protein product: MVKKEIPVNEHFLVPEHRKLTEEEKQAIFEKFSATEKNMPKISVKDPAIRVFDPKVGDLFEIRRNVLDDEGTYLYYRVAV